The sequence CTGAGCGCGTCCCGCCACGTGACGCTGTACCGTGTAGCTGATGAAGGGGCTGGCCTTGGCGACGCCGGATATGGCGGCTACGCTTCTCCAGCTCTCTTCGTCTATGCGCGACTGCTCGTTGAATGGCCCTCCGCGGCCCCTCTCAACCACCCAGAGGTCTGTCGCGGTATTGTCGATTAACCAGACTCCGTCAGAGGTGTTGCCCTGATAGATGCCGTTCATGATGAGCACGATTGCCATCAGCATACCGACCCCGATAATGGTGGCGATGAATTTGCCGACATGGCGCTGTACATCCTTGATTGCAAGATCCATTCTTCACTCCCCTGCTTTTGCGCGTACGCGGCTTCCGGGTTTAATGCCCGTTGCATTGCGTACAATCTGTTCACCACTCTTGATCCCCGTTTTGACGAGGACGCGCTTCCCGTCGGAAACACCGGTTTCAACCGGCTGGAAAACCGCACGTCCACTGCGAACTGCAAGCACGCCATCCCGGCCGCTCTCCTGCTGCCGCAGTGCGGTAAGCGGTATAACGATCCCCTTCTGCCTGCCTGTCGTGATGGTGACTTCGGCTTCCTGATCGATGGCAAAGCGAGCGGGAGGCTCCACGAAGTCCACCTCCACCTGGAACTCGCGTGCGGCGGCATTCGCTTCGAGCTGGATACGCGAGACACGTCCGGCACTTGATCCGCCGGTGCGCTTGCGGATAGTGGCCGGCATGCCCGGTCTGATGCTGCCTGCAACGGTTTCGTCAATCAGTGCAACCGCCTGAAGGGTACGGGGATCGACCATGCGCAGAATTGGAGCCCCCGGTGCAGCATTGTCGCCTGCTTCAGCCAGCCTTGCCGTAACGATGCCATCCATGGGGGCGATGAGCATGGCGTGTTCGGACTGGGTGGCGGCGTATGAGACCTCCTCTCTTGCGACGGTAACTTCGGCCTGTTTGAGCCTGCGCAGGGTAGAGGTCGCCTCCATGGCTGCACGGCTGATGTACCCCTTTTCGAATACCTCGCGGTCGCGTTGTTCGTTGCTCCCTGCAAGCGCAAGATCGGCCTCCGCTCGGGCAAGCATGGCACGCGATGCCGACGTTCTGGCCTGCAGGTCGCGATCGTCGAGGCGCACAAGCAGCTGCCCGGCATGCACCCTGTCGCCTATATCGACCGTGATATCGAGGATTTCAGCAGCAAAACGGGAGCTGACCGATACCGGCACCCTGGCTCGGATTCGGGCAGGGCCGTGCACAAGTTCTTCTACCGAGCCCTGCTGCACGGTCAGGATCTCGACAGCTGCTGCGCCGAAAAAGAACCGGTATCCAATAAAAAGGAGCACGACGATCACCGCTGCGATGATGGCTGCGGGTTTACTGATGATGCTGGGTATCGATATCGACATCAGGGAGTTCCTCCTTTACTGTTGAGGGTGAAGCTTCGACTGGAGCCTATGAGCAGGTCCACGCCTGCCCGTGCAATTGCATAACCGGCAAGGGCGCCGGCGCGTTCGGTCTCGGCCCTTGAAAGGCCGAGTTGCGCCGTCAGTATGTCGAGTGCGGTAGCCTTGCCTGCCCGGTAGAGGGCCTGGGAAGCATCGAGGGATTCGCGGGCCGCTGCGATGGCCTCATCTGCCGATCGGACGTCGGCTGCGGCCGTGCGCCATGCAGAAAGTTCTTGCCTCAACTGCGACTGCACGGCAAGCCTGACAGATCGCTCGGATTCGCGTGATTCGGCCAGGGCGCCATCGGCTTTGGCGATACCGGCACGCAGGGCGCCTCCATCAAAGATCGGCAGATCGAGCTGCAGCCCGGCCGTCCATTCGCGGGCACCTCCGCCGATGTCGCGGTCACGGTATCCAAGCCCCGCCTTTGCGGTAATTGCGGGATAGAGGGCCCCTCGGGCGGCATCGGCAGAATAACCGGCACGATCGGCCAGTTTCCGCGAACGATGCATGTCCGGGTTGCGGGCTATGGCTACCTCGATGGCCATCGAATCCGGTGGTACGGGCGGGACGGCAGCCGGCAGCCGGCCATCCACCGTAAAATCGAGAAGCTCCCGCCCGATGACGGCGGCAAGCAGTGCCATCCCTGTCTGGCCGAGTTCCTGCGCCCTGACAAGGGAAGCTTCGGCTTCGAGCCTTCCGCTGCGAGCCTGCAGCAGGTCGAGACGGGTGACCTTGCCGGCATCGAAATAGGCTCCGGTCATGGCCTCGAATGTGCGGGCACGCTGCCTTGCCTGTTCGGCAGCCTGCAGGAGCGCACGCGATTCAAGTACCTGTATGAATGCTTTTGTCGCCTGATATGCCGCAATATTCTCCGCCGAAGCCACCTGGGCTTCCTGTGCGCCGGCTGCCGTAGCGGCCGCCTTGCGTATGGCGTTGGTTTTACCATCGAAAAGCAGCTGGCTCAGGCCGATGCCGCCGTATGCCTCCCGTTCGTAAAGCGCCACTCCCGATGGAGCGGTCATGGCGAGACGATCCGGAGCAAAGCGGCTGTAGGATGCGCTTGCCGACAGATGCGGCAGCAGCCCCGCGCGTGCCGCACGGTAGTCCGCTTCGAGCTGTCGGAGCTTCTGGCGCTCCATACCCGCCGAAGGGTTGCGTTCGAGCGCCTCACCTATGGCATCCTGCAGCGTCAGCGACCCGGCAGCCTCTGCCGGTTTGGAGGGCGCAAACCAAAGCAGCAGTAGTGTAAAAAAAAAGGATCTGATCGCAATCGGCATGTTTATGGCATTATTCATCATTGGATCTCCCTGTCGGAAACATTCTCTTTCATTACTGTTTGTAAAGTAAGTGATCAATAACTAACTTCCAAAAAAGAAACAATTATGAAAACAACAAGAAAATCAATGCCGGCAGCCGAACGGCGTGCCATGAGTGTGCAGGCTGTGCTGCAGCTTGCTGCGGGTCAGAATCCGGCGGACATCACTACGGAATCGGTAGCCAAAAAGATGGGCCTGACGCAAGCCGCCCTCTTCCGACACTTCCCCACCAAAGACGAACTCTGGCAGGAGGTGCTCCAATGGGCCACCACAGAGCTTTTTTACGCTGTCGAGAAAGCGGCTTCTGCCGCATCTTCTCCTCTTGATGCGCTTGAACGAATATTCCAGACGCATGTTGCGTTCGTTGCCGATCATCCGGGAGTCCCCCGGATGATCTTTGCCGAACTGCAGAACCCGGAAGGATCGGAATCAAGGAAAATAGTTCGTGATATGCTTGTCCGCTACTCTTCTCTTCTTACAGAAATTATTGCCGAAGGCAAAAAGCCGGGAGAGATCGATCCTTCCGTTGATGCGCGATCGGCGGCAACCATGTTCATAGGTACGCTGCAAGGCCAGGTGATACAGGCGATGATCGCCGGAGAGAGCCTGATGCTGCCCGAGCATGCCTCCATACAATTCAAGCTGTTTCGCCGTGTGCTGGAATGCCGTAACTCCTCCGACTCGTGAATGGCGTATGCAAGTACAATTCCATCATGAACCCATCCATCCCGCGTTTCAGGAACAATCAGTCGCGGATGCAGCGCACCGACATGCCGTCGATTTTTTCCTCGCCGCTTCTGACGACCGTTGCGACATGGTAGTTCAGCACCCTGTACCACCCCAGCATCGGGGAGTGCTCCGCAGACGTCCAGAAATACGCACTCTGTGCGCCAAATGCGAAAACGCCGTCTATCCCCCTCAACCCTCCGGGAAGCGCACTGAAGCCGCTGGAGTTTGTCGCCGCCTCGTTCGGGGTGCGCCAGCGTGAGCCGCCTGCAGCTTTCATTTTTCCGCCTGCGACAGCTTCACCTCCCAGAAAAGCGGTCAATGCCGACCACTCCCTGTCGGTCGGCACATGCCAGCCTTTGGGGGCAAGACTGCGGGGATCGCTGACGGCATACCAGTTGTACAGGCGTCCGAAATTTTTTCCGTTTGCCGGATCGTTGCTGAAGTAGCACCACGCTCCTTCGCCTTTGGCGGCAGCGTCGAGCCACTCCTCACGTGTTGCGGCATGGCGGACGGGATCACCGTTGCGGTAACGGCTCACATTGAGGTTTTCCGCCGTCCAGGTCTGCTTTCCGGCGGTTATGGTTTGATAGTCGTTTCCGTCGATATCCCTCATGCTGTCGTCCGAAGCATGCAAAGGCACTGTAAAGAGTGTGATTGCGTTCATGAGAAGCATCAGGATAGCGTATCCTGTATTTTTTCTGTGATTCATCCTTTTTCTCCCTTTTACAATTGTTAATAGCCTGTCAGACAATCAGAGCGCAACGCGTTCATGACAACCGGAAGAAAAGTATGACGACTCCTCTTAAACGAAGATTAAAGACGCGTAAAAAATTGCTTAAAAATTTGATTACCTACCTCTTTTTTACGGGTCTGAAACCGGGACCGGAATGTGCTCCGTGACGGTCTGATGAGGTACTGAAGCTCGAACGGTGTTTTTCGCCTGCGGGAAAATTCAGATCGACACCCTTGTCGTCCGGGATGCCGTCGCCATTGCTGTCGGTAATGAGGTCGTTGATTCCATCGTTGTTTTCATCAAGAAAATAGAGACAATTCAGGCCACCGGATTTCTGCGTATAATCTGATACGCGCTTCGCGGGTATGGATGAAACCGTGACAGGCTGCAAGATCCGGGAATGCGATCCATGACCTGCAGAACCACGTGCTGCTGCCGGTTGCGGTGCCCATACCCGGACTGCCAGAGCAAACATAATCGCGGTTATGGTTCTGAAAAAAATCATGTCGTTTCGTACGGTTAGATATTCCGGCGGCGGAATGCATATAAAGACGCATCCCGTCCCGGAAAAAACTGCTGTGACCGATCAGCGACCTCTGGCAGCAGAGCCTTTCGGACCAGTGCCGTCACAGACACCGGCTCCCGTAACGGAAGTGACGCCGCTGCCACGGCCTGATCCATCGAGCGGACGCACATAATCCGGATCCTGGCCATTGGGTATTCCGTCGCCATCGGCATCGGGAGCATTTTCGTTTATTCCGTCACAGTCGCCGCCGCCAAAGAGCTGCGTCAGCGGGTTGTCAAAAAAGCCCTGTGCCGAGGCAGGAACGGCAGGCATTACGGCCAGTACAAAACCGGCAACTGCGGCCAATCGAATGAATTTTTTCATGAGGGTATCTCCTGTTTTCTTGTTTACTGTTGAACCTGTAAATGGAAAGCTGATTGATTCAGCTTCCATAAGCAGTAGTATCAACTTGTATGCCAGAAAACGGATATTTCTTCTATCTCTTTTTTATATAATATTTTACGACTGAATACATCCTGTGTGTAAGCGTCGAAGTGGCTGGAACTCTGCGACCGGTTCGTCGATATTTCGACGCAATGGGCGAGAATGGACTCGAAACGCCCGACACGGAAACATTATTTCAAGTCATATTTTTTCAGCTTGTATCGCAGGTGCCGCTCGCTGATGCCAAGCTGTTCAGCTGCCCGTGTCTGCACATTGCCGCTCGCTTTCATGGCACCGAGAATCATTGCCTGCTCGAATGCTTCTACCTTTTCTGTAAAGCTCCCCTGCATCTCATCCTTACCCGAAGCTTCCGGATAAGGTTCCGAGACCCTGATGGGCAGATCATCCCTGGTAATGGTCGAGGAACGGGAGAGCACAACGGACTGCTGCACGATATTTTCAAGTTCACGGATATTGCCGGGGTAGGAATATTTCATCAGCACGTCCATTGCCTCCCTTGAAATTCCGGTAATCTGTTTATCGTTTTCTTTGCTGAATCGCTGAATAAATGCGTCGATAAGCGGAGGGATGTCATCACGACGATCCCGCAATGGAGGAATCCTGATGGAGACGACATTGAGTCTGTAATAGAGATCCGACCGGAACGAGCCTTCGCGAATCATCGATTCCAGATCACGGTTTGTCGCTGCGACGATCCGCACATCGGCAACAAGGGAAGTGGAACTGCCTACACGCTCATATGTTTTTTCCTGCAGAACCCTCAGCAGCTTGACCTGCAGGGAAAGCGGTATTTCGCCAACTTCGTCAATAAACAGCGTACCGCCCTTTGCCATTTCAAAACGTCCCCTCCGCATCCTGTCCGCACCGGTAAAGGCCCCTTTTTCATGACCGAAAAGCTCACTTTCAAGTAACGTTTCCGGTAGTGCCGCGCAATTGACGACAATAAAGGGTTGTTCACGCCGGGAGCCTGAAAAATGGACGGCCTTTGCAATAAGCTCCTTGCCGGTTCCGGTTTCTCCGGTGACGAGCACTGTTGCATTGCTGGAGGCTACCCTTCCGGCAATGTTCATTACCTGAGCCATTGTCGAGGATTGCGATATGATTCCCTGAAAACCGAACCGTTCCGAAAGCTGCGTTCGCAGGAGACGGTTTTCGCTGATGAGCTGTTTTCTCTCCAGGATGTTTCTGATCATAATCTGAAGCCGGTGAAGATCGACAGGCTTGGTGATGTAATCTGCCGCCCCGAGCTTCATTGCCTCGATAGCCGATTCCACGCTCCCGTATGCGGTCATAATGATAACCTCGATACCGGGGTTACGCCGTTTCATTGTCGCAAGCAGCTCGACGCCGCTCATTTCAGGCATTCTGAAATCGGAAAGCACAATATCGACAGCCTCATCCCCGGCGATTTCAAGTGCTCTCAGCGGACGTGAAGATTTCAGCACCCGATACCCCTGTTTCGAAAGAAAACCGGCAATGCTTTCAAGCTGAACGCTTTCGTCTTCAACCACAAGGATGGTATAATCCATTGTATCCTGTTGCCCGATTAATAAAATTATCGAAAATCGTCGTTCACAGAGCGGGCAGCACAATGCTGAACACGCTTCCCTCTCCTTCCCTGCTCGAAACCTCGATCAAGCCGCCGTGTGCATGGACGATCTGGTTTGCGATACTCAACCCCATACCGGAGCCGTCATTTTTGGTGGTAAAATACAGGTTGAATATTTCCGGCAGTTTCGCGGCAGGAATTCCCGTCCCGCTATCGGCGATCTCGATGACCGACCGGCTGCCACGGCAGAATACCCTGATCGTAATACTTCCTCCCTTTGCAGTAGCTTCAACACCATTGCGTATGATGTTGAGCAGCACCTGCTGCATCTGCTCCCTGTCGATCAGCACCGTTCTGTCACAGTCGGCCTTTAGCGTAAACCGGATGCTTTTCTTTTCCGCTTCGCTTTGCAGAACAGTACCATAGCTCCTGACGAAGTCAGCAAGATGCACCGGTACCGGCATAAGCAGAGGCGGACGGCCGAACTTCAGAAAACGCTGAATAATTGCGTTGAGTCGATGGACCTCGGATACCACGGTTCGAACCAGATGGCGATATTCGGGCTCGTCGACAGCAGGCGAAAACTCAATATCGAGACGTTGAGCCAGAATCCCGATGGCGTTCAGGGGATTTCTGATCTCATGAGCAACACCCGAAGCAAGTTCGCCCATAGCCTGGAGTTTCGCCTGACGATCGATTACCTGCTGCATGGCTCGCTGCTCGGTCAGGTCGCGAAGTACGGCTACGGCTCCCTCGATACGGCTATCCCTGCCTGTAATCAGACTGAAATTTCCGGCCAGCAGGAGTTGACGGCCTCCGGCACTGCAGTGGAACTCCCGGTCAAGCATCGCATGCCGGCCAGAGACGATACCATCAAGGAAAGGAGCGGATTCGGGAATAACTTCGTTCACATATTTGCCGAAGACCTCCCGTAAAGAGATCCGGAACAGTTTTTCAGCCGGAGTGTTGATCATGGTTATTTTTCCGGCTGCGTCTACGGCGACCACCACGTCTGCCATGCTTTCAAGAATAACTGACGAAAAATTCTGAGCCCGTTCGCAGGCATGCTTCATTTCGGCTTCACTCCTGCGCGTCACAATAAGATTGAACATGAAGAGCGATCCGATAACGACAAGACCGACAAGCATGAACAGCCGGTTGCGAAGCTTGGCTGCGGTTATGTCATAATGGTCGGTTTTCAGGCCTATGCGCAGCAGGCCTACATTGATGCCGTTATAATAAAAAGGTTTGACCACCTCGAAAACCGGTTTCCCTTTGCATGTCGTCATGCGGGTTTTCGCTGAAGTCGAACGAAAGGCGTAGAGGAGAAACGGATCGGCATGTACGGGATCCACTTTCGATACATTTGGCGTTGCAGAGAGAATGGCGCTCGAGTCCTGCCATATGATGTACTCAATGCCTGTGGTATCGGCACCGATACGCTGGATAAGCTGCCCGACTCCCAGCCTGCGCCTCAAATCGAGCAGCTTCGACGCATCGATATTTGCGGCAATCACTCCTCCTCTCGAACGTCTGACGGCAGCAATAAGGCGGGGGCCTCGGTCGGAGGTACTCGGACGAATCCCCAGCAGCAGGGAATCCTGCTTACCGGAATACAATGGCAGCAGCATCTGTCGAGGATCGCACGTCTGTTCAAGAGGTGTATGGTCGGGAGGCGTGTTGAACGCGATCCGCCGGCCGTTACCGTCAAAAACATTGATACGGTACACTCCGCTGCTGCCGGCTATCACGGAAAGATCCGTCGAGGTCAACGGTTTTTGCATGTCGAGACGATCAAGAAGACGCAACTGGTCGAAAAGGCTGCCCGTCAGAAGGGATCGGTTTTCGTTGTAACCTGTAATGGCATTTTCCGCTCCCACCCTCAGCGCATGAATAAGCAGTGCAGCCTCTTCGCGCATGATGTGTTCGATCTCGGATTTCCGGTATTGATACTCGAAAAACGCCGTACCGAGAAAGAGAAACACCAGCAGCGAAAACAATCCTGCAAGATACTTCGGCGAAAGCATCAGGAGCGGTTTTTCCGAAAGAGCGTTTCGTTTCATGTGCCCGCCGATACGCCCGCACCATCAGCGATCACCTGCAGGATTTTTCGCCCGAGCCCTTCTGCCGAAAGCTTCATCTCTCCGTTTTTTTCAGAAATGATTGTTTCATATTTGCCTGTCGATTACTGGTTCATCAGTCGTCTCTGGCCTCCTCCGATCCCCCTGCCGCCTCCCATTGCCGGATTGTACTGATCCCAGAACCATGCGGCTACGGCTTTGCGTTCGGCATCGGTAAGCGGCAGTGCCGGCATGAGCCCGAAACGCGATACCGCCTGGGGATCGACGGCCTTGTTCCTGTCGGGCTTCTTCAGAAATGCAGCCATGTACGCAACGCCCTGCTCTTTTGTCTGGAATTTCATGTGGTAGCGGTTTGCCAGCGGAACTACCGGCGGTGCTGATTTCGGCGGAGGATTGATGGAGTGGCAGAGGCTGCAGCTCCTGTCGAATATCGCCCTGCCGTCAGCTGTTTTTGCCGTTGCATCCGCAAGTGGTAATCCGGATGCGATGCAGGAAAAAATACAGAGATACAATACGTTTTTCATGATCGAGCTCCCGCTGAAAATTAATTGTGTAAACAAATATAACAACCCTCTTCTTCTCTTTCATTTCAGCGATCATCATGCAACTGATATGCCAGATTGCGATGAAAAACATAACATGTTTCATAAAAACATCTTAATACTCGTAGTGTTCCTGTCTGCCCCATTATGCGGCTCGACGCATTGGTCGAATTATCGACGATACGGTCGGACCGGGATCAATAACTGGTCATTCCTGTTCCATAAGCAACACTCTTGCAGAAAACTTTAAGCGGATTTTAAGTCTGCCGAAAGGCTCCTTTAAGAATCTCTTCGATATTTTTGATTCAGTTGGAAAAAAGTCCTGATCGACCTGATAACGGACACATTTTTACATAAACAGCAATCCAAAGAACAATGAAAACAACACTGAAATCATGGGCCACGCCACTTGCCATCGGGGCATTCACC comes from Chlorobium limicola DSM 245 and encodes:
- a CDS encoding efflux RND transporter periplasmic adaptor subunit, whose amino-acid sequence is MSISIPSIISKPAAIIAAVIVVLLFIGYRFFFGAAAVEILTVQQGSVEELVHGPARIRARVPVSVSSRFAAEILDITVDIGDRVHAGQLLVRLDDRDLQARTSASRAMLARAEADLALAGSNEQRDREVFEKGYISRAAMEATSTLRRLKQAEVTVAREEVSYAATQSEHAMLIAPMDGIVTARLAEAGDNAAPGAPILRMVDPRTLQAVALIDETVAGSIRPGMPATIRKRTGGSSAGRVSRIQLEANAAAREFQVEVDFVEPPARFAIDQEAEVTITTGRQKGIVIPLTALRQQESGRDGVLAVRSGRAVFQPVETGVSDGKRVLVKTGIKSGEQIVRNATGIKPGSRVRAKAGE
- a CDS encoding TolC family protein, with amino-acid sequence MPIAIRSFFFTLLLLWFAPSKPAEAAGSLTLQDAIGEALERNPSAGMERQKLRQLEADYRAARAGLLPHLSASASYSRFAPDRLAMTAPSGVALYEREAYGGIGLSQLLFDGKTNAIRKAAATAAGAQEAQVASAENIAAYQATKAFIQVLESRALLQAAEQARQRARTFEAMTGAYFDAGKVTRLDLLQARSGRLEAEASLVRAQELGQTGMALLAAVIGRELLDFTVDGRLPAAVPPVPPDSMAIEVAIARNPDMHRSRKLADRAGYSADAARGALYPAITAKAGLGYRDRDIGGGAREWTAGLQLDLPIFDGGALRAGIAKADGALAESRESERSVRLAVQSQLRQELSAWRTAAADVRSADEAIAAARESLDASQALYRAGKATALDILTAQLGLSRAETERAGALAGYAIARAGVDLLIGSSRSFTLNSKGGTP
- a CDS encoding TetR/AcrR family transcriptional regulator, coding for MKTTRKSMPAAERRAMSVQAVLQLAAGQNPADITTESVAKKMGLTQAALFRHFPTKDELWQEVLQWATTELFYAVEKAASAASSPLDALERIFQTHVAFVADHPGVPRMIFAELQNPEGSESRKIVRDMLVRYSSLLTEIIAEGKKPGEIDPSVDARSAATMFIGTLQGQVIQAMIAGESLMLPEHASIQFKLFRRVLECRNSSDS
- a CDS encoding fibrobacter succinogenes major paralogous domain-containing protein; the encoded protein is MNHRKNTGYAILMLLMNAITLFTVPLHASDDSMRDIDGNDYQTITAGKQTWTAENLNVSRYRNGDPVRHAATREEWLDAAAKGEGAWCYFSNDPANGKNFGRLYNWYAVSDPRSLAPKGWHVPTDREWSALTAFLGGEAVAGGKMKAAGGSRWRTPNEAATNSSGFSALPGGLRGIDGVFAFGAQSAYFWTSAEHSPMLGWYRVLNYHVATVVRSGEEKIDGMSVRCIRD
- a CDS encoding sigma-54-dependent transcriptional regulator yields the protein MDYTILVVEDESVQLESIAGFLSKQGYRVLKSSRPLRALEIAGDEAVDIVLSDFRMPEMSGVELLATMKRRNPGIEVIIMTAYGSVESAIEAMKLGAADYITKPVDLHRLQIMIRNILERKQLISENRLLRTQLSERFGFQGIISQSSTMAQVMNIAGRVASSNATVLVTGETGTGKELIAKAVHFSGSRREQPFIVVNCAALPETLLESELFGHEKGAFTGADRMRRGRFEMAKGGTLFIDEVGEIPLSLQVKLLRVLQEKTYERVGSSTSLVADVRIVAATNRDLESMIREGSFRSDLYYRLNVVSIRIPPLRDRRDDIPPLIDAFIQRFSKENDKQITGISREAMDVLMKYSYPGNIRELENIVQQSVVLSRSSTITRDDLPIRVSEPYPEASGKDEMQGSFTEKVEAFEQAMILGAMKASGNVQTRAAEQLGISERHLRYKLKKYDLK
- a CDS encoding ATP-binding protein, whose amino-acid sequence is MKRNALSEKPLLMLSPKYLAGLFSLLVFLFLGTAFFEYQYRKSEIEHIMREEAALLIHALRVGAENAITGYNENRSLLTGSLFDQLRLLDRLDMQKPLTSTDLSVIAGSSGVYRINVFDGNGRRIAFNTPPDHTPLEQTCDPRQMLLPLYSGKQDSLLLGIRPSTSDRGPRLIAAVRRSRGGVIAANIDASKLLDLRRRLGVGQLIQRIGADTTGIEYIIWQDSSAILSATPNVSKVDPVHADPFLLYAFRSTSAKTRMTTCKGKPVFEVVKPFYYNGINVGLLRIGLKTDHYDITAAKLRNRLFMLVGLVVIGSLFMFNLIVTRRSEAEMKHACERAQNFSSVILESMADVVVAVDAAGKITMINTPAEKLFRISLREVFGKYVNEVIPESAPFLDGIVSGRHAMLDREFHCSAGGRQLLLAGNFSLITGRDSRIEGAVAVLRDLTEQRAMQQVIDRQAKLQAMGELASGVAHEIRNPLNAIGILAQRLDIEFSPAVDEPEYRHLVRTVVSEVHRLNAIIQRFLKFGRPPLLMPVPVHLADFVRSYGTVLQSEAEKKSIRFTLKADCDRTVLIDREQMQQVLLNIIRNGVEATAKGGSITIRVFCRGSRSVIEIADSGTGIPAAKLPEIFNLYFTTKNDGSGMGLSIANQIVHAHGGLIEVSSREGEGSVFSIVLPAL
- a CDS encoding c-type cytochrome is translated as MKNVLYLCIFSCIASGLPLADATAKTADGRAIFDRSCSLCHSINPPPKSAPPVVPLANRYHMKFQTKEQGVAYMAAFLKKPDRNKAVDPQAVSRFGLMPALPLTDAERKAVAAWFWDQYNPAMGGGRGIGGGQRRLMNQ